The following proteins are encoded in a genomic region of Lachnospiraceae bacterium KM106-2:
- a CDS encoding tyrosyl-tRNA synthetase: protein MSTNVYDILLERGFIEQTTHEKEIREALGNEKVTFYIGFDATADSLTAGHFLTIMAMMHMQRAGHRPIALLGGGTTMIGDPTGKSDMRNMLTRETIDHNAQCFKEQLSRFIDFDNDNAIIANNADWLLDLNYVEFLREIGVHFSVNKMLTAECYKQRMERGLTFFEFNYMLMQSYDFWKLNKLYGCTMELGGNDQWSNILGGVDLIRRKEQKPAYGLTFKLLTTSEGIKMGKTMKGALWLNPEKTSPYEFYQYWRNVEDCKVEECLGLLTFLPMDEVRRLGALEGSEINHAKEVLAYEVTKIVHGEEEAKKAQEAAKALFGGNMKTEDMPTTSYTKDQFDAGIDLITLLVDSKMCSSRSDARRTIQQGGVSVNDVKVTEFDKTFTPNDFNADGALLVKKGKKSYHLFKVQ from the coding sequence ATGTCTACAAATGTTTATGACATACTACTAGAACGTGGTTTTATTGAACAAACAACACATGAAAAAGAAATTCGTGAAGCATTAGGTAATGAAAAAGTTACCTTTTATATAGGATTTGATGCAACTGCTGACAGCTTAACTGCTGGTCACTTCCTTACAATCATGGCAATGATGCATATGCAAAGAGCAGGTCATCGTCCTATCGCATTACTTGGCGGTGGAACTACTATGATTGGTGATCCAACTGGTAAGTCTGATATGAGAAATATGTTAACAAGAGAGACAATTGATCATAACGCTCAATGCTTTAAAGAACAATTATCTCGTTTCATCGATTTTGACAATGATAACGCAATCATCGCAAACAATGCAGATTGGTTACTTGATTTAAATTATGTAGAATTCCTTCGTGAAATCGGTGTTCATTTTTCCGTAAATAAAATGCTTACTGCTGAATGTTACAAACAAAGAATGGAACGTGGTCTTACATTCTTCGAATTCAACTATATGTTAATGCAGTCTTATGACTTCTGGAAATTAAATAAATTATATGGTTGTACTATGGAACTTGGTGGAAACGATCAATGGTCTAACATCTTAGGTGGTGTTGATCTTATCCGTCGTAAAGAACAAAAACCTGCTTACGGTTTAACATTCAAACTTCTTACTACTAGCGAAGGTATTAAGATGGGTAAAACTATGAAGGGTGCTCTTTGGTTAAATCCAGAGAAGACTTCTCCTTATGAGTTCTATCAATACTGGAGAAATGTTGAAGATTGTAAAGTCGAAGAATGTCTTGGTCTTCTTACTTTCTTACCAATGGACGAAGTTCGTCGTCTTGGTGCTCTTGAAGGTTCTGAAATCAACCATGCAAAAGAAGTGTTAGCTTATGAAGTAACAAAGATCGTTCATGGTGAAGAAGAAGCAAAAAAAGCACAGGAAGCTGCAAAAGCTTTATTCGGTGGAAATATGAAGACAGAGGATATGCCTACTACTTCTTATACCAAAGATCAATTCGATGCAGGTATCGATTTAATCACTCTTCTTGTTGATTCTAAAATGTGTTCTTCTCGTTCTGATGCTAGAAGAACGATCCAACAAGGTGGCGTAAGTGTTAACGATGTAAAAGTTACTGAATTTGATAAGACATTCACACCAAATGATTTCAATGCAGATGGTGCTCTTCTTGTTAAAAAAGGTAAAAAATCATATCACTTATTCAAAGTACAATAA
- a CDS encoding Fe-S oxidoreductase, with translation MRKLALSDEILLTVEKPARYIGNEVNMVKKDLSNIDIRFCMCFPDVYEIGMSHLGIQILYDMFNRREDTYCERVYSPWTDLDKIMREQNIPLFALESQDPIKEFDFLGITLQYEMCYTNILQVLELSQIPIMTEDRTWDHPIVIGGGPCAYNPEPLAPFFDIFYIGEGETVYDQLLDVYKESRKNGESRTEFLQKAANIEGLYVPIFYDVTYNEDGTIKEFKPNRDDVPAVIKKQVEMHLSETTYPDKPLVPFIKVTQDRVVLEIQRGCIRGCRFCQAGMLYRPNRERRVDFLKDLAYKMLKNTGHEEISLSSLSSSDYSDLQELIYFLIDEFRSKGVNISLPSLRIDAFALDVMSKVQDVKKSSLTFAPEAGSQRLRNVIKKGLTEEQILTGARDAFLGGWNKVKLYFMLGLPTETEEDIEGIATLSDKIAREYYDAIPKENRKGRVAITASTSFFVPKPFTPFQWTRMATSEEFLDKQRFLNGKMKEQLNYRSIKYNWHEAELTLLEGVYARGDRKTAKVLYDAYKKGCLYDSWSEYFKYDVWMETFAENGIDPYFYTSRERSYDEVLPWDFIDAGVTKKYLMNEYEMAKSDQCTPNCREKCTGCGATKFGGGVCYESKA, from the coding sequence ATGCGAAAATTAGCACTCTCAGATGAGATATTATTAACCGTGGAAAAACCGGCCAGATATATCGGTAACGAAGTCAACATGGTCAAAAAAGACTTATCTAACATCGATATCCGTTTCTGTATGTGTTTCCCAGATGTATACGAAATCGGTATGTCACACCTTGGCATCCAGATATTATATGATATGTTCAACCGTAGAGAAGATACGTATTGTGAACGTGTTTACTCTCCTTGGACAGATTTAGACAAGATCATGCGTGAACAAAATATTCCTTTGTTTGCATTAGAATCACAAGATCCGATCAAGGAATTTGATTTCTTAGGAATCACACTTCAATATGAAATGTGTTATACCAACATTCTTCAAGTATTAGAGTTATCTCAAATTCCAATCATGACGGAAGATCGTACATGGGATCATCCAATCGTGATCGGTGGAGGTCCTTGTGCTTATAATCCAGAACCACTTGCTCCATTCTTCGATATTTTCTATATCGGTGAAGGGGAAACGGTTTATGATCAATTATTAGATGTTTATAAGGAATCACGTAAAAATGGAGAAAGCAGAACAGAATTTCTTCAGAAGGCTGCCAACATCGAAGGACTTTATGTTCCTATATTTTATGATGTGACTTATAACGAAGATGGTACGATCAAAGAATTCAAACCAAATCGTGATGATGTTCCTGCTGTGATCAAGAAACAGGTTGAGATGCATCTTAGCGAAACAACGTATCCAGACAAGCCATTAGTTCCATTTATCAAGGTTACTCAGGATCGTGTGGTTCTTGAGATTCAACGTGGATGTATCCGTGGATGCCGTTTCTGTCAGGCTGGTATGTTATACCGTCCAAACAGAGAACGTCGTGTAGACTTCTTAAAAGATCTTGCTTATAAGATGCTTAAGAACACAGGACATGAAGAAATCTCTTTAAGTTCCTTAAGTTCTTCCGATTATTCCGATTTACAAGAGTTGATCTACTTCTTAATTGATGAGTTCCGTTCGAAAGGAGTTAATATCTCCTTACCATCATTACGTATCGATGCCTTTGCACTTGATGTAATGAGTAAAGTACAAGACGTAAAGAAATCTTCATTAACATTTGCACCAGAAGCTGGTTCTCAGCGTCTACGTAATGTTATTAAGAAAGGTTTAACCGAAGAGCAGATTTTAACCGGTGCCAGAGATGCCTTCCTTGGCGGATGGAACAAAGTTAAATTATACTTTATGCTTGGGCTTCCAACGGAAACAGAAGAAGATATTGAAGGAATTGCGACTCTTTCTGATAAGATCGCTCGTGAATATTATGATGCGATTCCAAAAGAGAACCGTAAAGGACGTGTTGCGATCACAGCAAGTACTTCCTTCTTCGTACCAAAGCCTTTTACTCCATTCCAATGGACTAGAATGGCAACAAGTGAAGAGTTCTTAGACAAACAACGTTTCTTAAACGGTAAAATGAAAGAACAATTAAATTATAGAAGTATTAAATACAACTGGCATGAAGCAGAACTTACGTTATTAGAAGGCGTTTATGCTCGTGGTGATCGTAAGACTGCAAAAGTGCTTTACGATGCTTATAAAAAAGGTTGTCTCTATGATTCATGGAGTGAATATTTCAAATACGATGTATGGATGGAAACATTTGCTGAAAACGGAATCGATCCTTACTTCTACACAAGCAGAGAGAGAAGTTACGATGAAGTACTTCCTTGGGACTTTATCGATGCAGGCGTAACGAAGAAATATCTAATGAACGAATATGAAATGGCCAAATCAGATCAATGTACACCAAACTGCCGTGAAAAATGTACAGGCTGTGGTGCTACGAAATTTGGCGGAGGTGTATGTTATGAAAGCAAGGCTTAA
- a CDS encoding cytoplasmic axial filament protein CafA and ribonuclease G, with product MSNKLVITKQKDQIISSLLEGNELVQVNASEAVTESLLGNIYVGKVKNIVKNISAAFVEIQPDLMCYYSLEENKSPIYVKEKKNDKLVIGDELIVQVTKENIKTKAPVISSNFSLTGKYSVLTHGKTNIGISGKIRSDETRERLKNLLLPYQNEEYGFVIRTNAADAPEEYLINELEGLIEKYKEIKQFGVHKTIFSKLYESPAPYICDIRDGAARNIDAIVTDEVDIYENMKDYVSRFQREDLEKLEFYQDPMISLNNLYGISSKLEKALREHVWLKSGGYLVIQPTEALTVIDVNTGKAIAGKKKAEETFFKINKEAAVEIAKQMHLRNLSGIIIIDFIDMLDENNKNELLKQLRDLCAKDPIKTTLIDMTPLNLVEITRKKVRKPLHEQIKG from the coding sequence ATGAGCAATAAATTAGTTATCACCAAACAAAAAGATCAAATCATATCCTCCTTGCTTGAAGGAAATGAGCTTGTTCAAGTAAATGCTTCGGAGGCTGTAACCGAAAGCCTCCTTGGCAATATCTATGTTGGTAAAGTAAAAAATATCGTTAAGAATATCAGCGCTGCTTTCGTTGAAATCCAGCCAGATCTCATGTGCTACTATTCTTTAGAAGAAAATAAATCGCCGATTTATGTGAAAGAGAAGAAGAATGATAAATTAGTAATCGGAGATGAGCTCATTGTTCAAGTAACAAAGGAAAATATCAAGACGAAAGCACCGGTGATCAGTTCTAACTTTAGTCTGACTGGAAAATATTCTGTCTTAACTCATGGAAAGACGAATATCGGTATCTCTGGTAAGATCCGTTCGGATGAAACGAGAGAACGACTTAAGAATCTATTATTGCCTTATCAAAATGAGGAGTATGGATTTGTCATTCGTACCAATGCAGCAGACGCACCAGAAGAATATCTGATCAACGAGCTAGAAGGGCTGATCGAGAAATATAAAGAGATCAAGCAGTTTGGGGTTCATAAAACGATCTTTTCTAAGTTGTATGAGAGTCCGGCACCTTATATCTGTGATATCCGAGATGGGGCCGCTAGAAATATCGATGCCATCGTAACCGATGAAGTTGATATTTATGAGAATATGAAAGATTATGTAAGCAGATTCCAAAGGGAAGACTTAGAGAAGCTGGAATTTTATCAAGATCCAATGATCTCTTTGAACAACTTATATGGAATCAGCTCGAAGTTAGAAAAAGCACTTCGTGAGCATGTATGGCTAAAATCAGGCGGATATTTGGTCATCCAGCCGACTGAAGCCTTAACGGTAATCGATGTTAATACAGGAAAGGCCATTGCCGGTAAGAAGAAAGCAGAAGAGACGTTCTTTAAGATCAATAAGGAAGCTGCTGTTGAAATTGCCAAGCAGATGCATCTTCGTAATTTATCCGGTATTATCATCATTGACTTTATCGATATGTTAGATGAAAATAATAAAAATGAATTATTAAAACAATTGCGAGACTTATGTGCTAAAGATCCAATTAAAACGACATTAATTGATATGACGCCATTGAATCTTGTAGAGATTACACGAAAGAAAGTACGTAAGCCATTACACGAACAAATAAAGGGGTAA